A stretch of Microbacterium sp. LWH3-1.2 DNA encodes these proteins:
- a CDS encoding YgfZ/GcvT domain-containing protein has protein sequence MTSPFAAVPGAVVDDAGLQHVGSPLVEQRRLAAGAALAPRADRVVIAVPGEDRLSWLDSLSSQALTRLAPGVGTELLILDPQGHVEHAASVVDDGETTWLIADRADAEGLYDWLRKMRFRLRVDPRVADDEYAVIGGTAAALERISPATPGGVPLVWRDPWPSVAPGGHAYAPVDPHPGADRDWAEAIVTRDEEQRIADAAARGELELAGLAAADALRVAAWRPRWTTDVDERALPHELDWLRTAVHLDKGCYRGQETIAKVHNLGHPPRRLVSLQLDGSGSVLPAHGAAVHLGDTEVGIVTSAALHYEEGPIALAVVRRTTPVDAALTVDTTDGPVAAAQEMVVPPDAGATANVPRITRLSRRAAAQ, from the coding sequence ATGACGAGCCCGTTCGCCGCTGTTCCGGGGGCCGTCGTCGACGACGCCGGCCTGCAGCACGTCGGAAGCCCTCTCGTCGAGCAGCGCCGGCTCGCCGCGGGCGCGGCTCTCGCCCCCCGCGCCGACCGCGTCGTCATCGCCGTCCCCGGTGAGGACCGCCTGTCCTGGCTCGACTCGCTGTCGTCGCAGGCGCTGACCCGGCTCGCGCCCGGCGTCGGCACGGAGCTGCTGATCCTCGACCCGCAAGGACATGTCGAGCACGCGGCATCCGTCGTCGACGACGGTGAGACCACCTGGCTCATCGCCGATCGCGCCGACGCCGAGGGGCTGTACGACTGGCTCCGCAAGATGCGGTTCCGCCTGCGCGTCGACCCGCGCGTCGCCGACGACGAGTACGCGGTGATCGGCGGCACGGCCGCCGCGCTCGAGCGCATCTCGCCCGCGACGCCGGGCGGGGTGCCCCTGGTGTGGCGCGACCCATGGCCTTCGGTCGCGCCCGGCGGCCACGCGTACGCGCCGGTGGACCCGCACCCGGGTGCCGATCGCGATTGGGCCGAGGCGATCGTCACGCGCGACGAGGAGCAGAGGATCGCGGATGCGGCGGCCCGCGGTGAGCTCGAACTCGCCGGTCTCGCGGCTGCCGACGCGCTGCGCGTCGCCGCGTGGCGTCCGCGGTGGACCACCGATGTCGACGAGCGAGCGCTGCCCCACGAGCTGGACTGGCTGCGCACCGCAGTGCACCTCGACAAAGGCTGCTACCGCGGGCAGGAGACCATCGCGAAGGTCCACAACCTCGGTCACCCGCCGCGTCGCCTCGTCTCGCTGCAGCTGGACGGCTCGGGCAGCGTGCTCCCCGCACACGGCGCGGCAGTACACCTCGGCGACACTGAGGTGGGCATCGTGACCTCGGCGGCGCTGCACTACGAAGAGGGCCCGATCGCGCTCGCGGTCGTCCGCCGCACCACGCCGGTCGACGCCGCGCTGACGGTCGACACCACCGACGGCCCAGTCGCAGCGGCCCAGGAGATGGTCGTGCCGCCGGATGCCGGGGCCACGGCGAACGTGCCGCGGATCACCCGGCTGTCGCGCCGCGCGGCCGCCCAGTAG
- a CDS encoding FABP family protein — protein MLEIPTDLPAELVPLSWLIGVWEGTGVIDYGDHTYTGEFTHRVSFSHDGGDYLNYSADAWLHDAEDPEKRSRLVAELGYWRLALTATDADAGPGLLPALTAPVARTADDIERLRNGDGGFDLEAALVHADGVSELYLGQIKGPRIDIATDAVVRPAGAKAYAAATRMYGLVDGHLLWAWDIAALGFELGAHASARLARAE, from the coding sequence GTGCTCGAGATCCCGACCGACCTTCCCGCGGAGCTCGTCCCGCTGTCGTGGCTCATCGGAGTGTGGGAGGGCACCGGCGTCATCGACTACGGCGACCACACGTACACCGGCGAGTTCACGCACCGCGTCAGCTTCAGCCATGACGGCGGCGACTACCTGAACTATTCGGCCGACGCCTGGCTGCACGACGCGGAGGATCCCGAGAAGCGGTCCCGCCTGGTGGCCGAGCTCGGGTACTGGCGTCTCGCCCTCACCGCTACCGACGCCGATGCGGGCCCCGGTCTTCTTCCGGCGCTCACTGCTCCGGTCGCCCGCACGGCCGACGACATCGAGCGGCTGCGCAACGGCGACGGAGGCTTCGATCTCGAGGCTGCCCTCGTGCACGCCGACGGCGTGAGCGAGCTCTATCTCGGTCAGATCAAGGGCCCCCGCATCGACATCGCCACCGACGCGGTGGTGCGTCCTGCCGGGGCTAAGGCCTATGCGGCAGCGACCCGCATGTACGGGCTGGTCGACGGCCACCTGCTGTGGGCGTGGGACATCGCCGCACTCGGCTTCGAGCTCGGCGCCCACGCCTCGGCACGGCTCGCCCGGGCGGAATGA